CAGCGCGGCGAAGCGGATGGCGACGCGGTGGCGGTTGTGATCGGCGCGGCGACGTTCCGCCACGGCCAGGGGGGTGTCGTCATCGGGCTCGGGCCGGGCATCGCCCGACTGGTCGAGCGAAGTGCGGGCAAGGGGTGTCGCTTCGGTCATGGCCGCTCCGCGTCTGGTGGGGTTCTGGATCGCGCCCCATAGCGCGCGACGGCCCCGATGGTTCCCCGCGGCGGGCGGCAAAGGTTGACCTTTCGGCCTGCGCGTCGTTTAGGTGACGGTCGAAAGCATCCGGGGGCATCGATGAACCTGTTCAACGACATCCGCGCCGTCGTCATCGAGGCGCTGACCAAGATGGCCGAGGCGGGCGAACTGCCCCACGGCCTCGACCTTGCCAATGTGACGGTGGAGCCGCCGCGCGACGCGGCCCATGGCGACATGGCGACCAATGCCGCGATGGTGCTGGCCAAGCCCGCCGGGCTGAAGCCGCGCGACATCGCCGATCGGCTGGCCGCGCGGCTGACCGATCCGCGCATCGCCTCGGCCGAGGTGGCGGGGCCGGGCTTCCTGAACCTGCGCCTGTCGTCCGCCGTCTGGCAGGACGTGATCCGCGCGGCCCTGGCCTCGGGCGACGATTACGGCCGCTCCGAGATGGGCGCGGGCCAGAAGGTCAATGTGGAATTCGTCAGCGCCAATCCCACCGGGCCGATGCATGTGGGCCATGTCCGCGGCGCGGTCTTCGGCGACGCGCTGGCGCGGCTGCTGGCCTATTCGGGCCATGACGTGACGCGGGAATACTATATCAACGACGGCGGCGCGCAGGTCGACGTGCTGGCGCGGTCGGCCTATGAACGCTATCGCGAGGCGCATGGCCGCGACCCGGAGATCCGCGAGGGGCTCTATCCCGGCGACTATCTGATCCCGGTGGGCCAGGCGCTGAAGGACGAATTCGGCGACAGCCTGCTGGACCGCCCCGAGGAGGACTGGCTGGAGGTCATCCGCGACTTCGCCACCACCCGGATGATGGCGATGATCCGCGAGGATCTGGCCCTGCTGGGCGTGCAGATGGACGTCTATTCCAGCGAGAAGGCGCTTTACGGCACCGGCCGGATCGAGGCCGCGATCGGGCGGCTGGAGGCGCAGGGCCTGATCTATCGCGGTGTGCTGGAGCCGCCCAAGGGCAAGCTGCCCGAGGATTGGGAGGCGCGCGAGCAGCTGTTGTTCCGGTCCACCGCCCATGGCGACGACGTGGACCGGCCGATCCAGAAATCGGACGGGGCCTGGACCTATTTCGCACCCGACATCGCCTATCACTGGGACAAGATCGACCGCGGCTTCGACCAGCTGATCGACGTCTTCGGCGCCGATCACGGCGGTTATGTCAAGCGGATGAACGCCGCGGTGCGCGCGCTGTCGAACGGCCGTGTGCCGCTGGACGTCAAGCTGGTGCAGCTGGTCAAGCTCTACAAGAACGGCGAGCCGTTCAAGATGTCCAAGCGCGCGGGCACCTTCGTCACGCTGCGCGACGTGGTCGAGGAGGCGGGGGCCGACGTCACCCGCTTCATCATGCTGACGCGCAAGAACGATGCCAGCCTGGATTTCGACTTTGCCAAGGTGCTGGAACAGTCCAAGGACAACCCGGTCTGGTATGTGCAATATGCCAGCGCCCGGGTGAATTCGATCCTGCGCCGCGCGCGCGAGGCGGGAATCGCCGTGGACGATTCGGACCTGTCGGGCGCCGATCTGTCGGTTCTGGCCCATCCTGCGGAACTGGCGCTGGCCGCCAAGCTGGCCGAATGGCCGCGCCTGGTCGAACATGCCGCCCGCGCGCATGAGCCGCATCGCGTGGCCTTCTACCTCTATGAGCTGGCATCCGAGCTGCATTCGCTGTGGAATCGCGGCAATGACGACACCTCGCTGCGCTTCGTGCAGGATAACGATGTCGAAACCAGCCGGGGAAAAATTGCGCTGGTCCGGGCCGTTGGCGTTGTTATTTCAAGCGGTTTGGGTATTCTTGGCGTCACTCCGGCAGAAGAAATGCGCTAAGCAGACGCATCGCTGCCGACGAGGCTTGAGCAAAGGCAATCCGGAACAACCGGCAGGCAGGCGAATATGGCAGTGATGGATTTCCGCGAAGGCGGCTACGTGTTCTCGCGTCACAAGGTGAAGCGCGAATTCTCCTATGATCAGGCGGGCTGGAACGGCCAGCCCGAGACGGACCCCCGGAACGGCGCGCTGCCCGAAGGCGACGGGCTGACCGCAAGGCTGGCCCGGCTGACCCATTACGTGGGGGCGGTCGCGTCGGTGGGGCTGATGGTGGGGCTGCTGGCCTGGGGCTGGCAGCTGGTGTCGCGCGACGTGTCGGGCGTGCCCATCATCCGCGCGATCGAGGGCGAGGCCCGCACCACCCCGGACAATCCCGGCGGCCAGCTGACCAACCATACCGGCCTGGCCGTGAACACCGTCGCGGGCGGCGAGGCCGCATCCCCCGCCCAGCAGGTGGCCATCGCGCCCGCGCCGATCGACCTGTCGGATGACGACGTGGCGATGGGCCGGCTTGGCGCCACGGCGCGCGAACCCTCGAACCCGTCCGAGACGCCGCTGACCTTCGCGGGCGATCCGATCGTGCCGCTGTCCGACAGCGAGGCCCGCGCCCTGGCCGAGGCCGAGGCCGCCGCCGCCGCCGAACGCGCCCTGGCCGATGCCGCCGTGAACCAGGCCGCGATCATCGACGCGCCCGCCAGCGAAGGCCCCGTGACCGAGGTCGTCACCGACGAGAACGGCCTGCCCGCCCAGGCCGATGCCATCGCCGAGGCGCTGGCCCAGGCCCAGGCCGAGGCCAATCCCGGCGTGCTGGTCGCATCGGCCCGCCCCGCGCCGCGCCCCCGCGTGACCCGCGTGGCCGCCGCCCCCGCGCCCGCAGCGGCGGCCGCACCCGCCGCCCGCCCGGCCGAGGCGGCACCCGCCCCCGCGCCGACCCCCGCACCGACGCCGGTGGCCGCATCCAGCGCCAGCGGGCCGGTCGTGCAGGTCGGCGCCTTTGACAGCAACGCCATCGCCCAGAACGAATGGCAGCGTCTGGCGGGCCGCAACGGGTCGCTCTTTTCCGGCAAGTCGCCGGTGATCCAGGAACATAATTCCAACGGGCGGACCTTCTGGCGGCTGCGCGTCGCGGGTTTCGGCTCGATCTCGGAGGCGCGCCAGTTCTGCTCGGCGCTGCAATCCTCGGGGACGGACTGCCTGGCGCTCGGCGGCTGAATGGCCCCCGGCAGGACCATCCTGGGCGGCATCGCGGGCCATGCGCTGACCGCCGACGAGGCGGCCTTCTTCCGCGAGGCCGATCCTTGGGGCTTCATCCTTTTTGGCCGCAATGTCGACAGCCCCGACCAGCTGCGCCGCCTGACGGGCGATCTGCGCGCGGCGGTGGGGCGCGATTGCGTCATCACCGTCGACCAGGAGGGCGGGCGCGTCCAGCGTCTGCGCGGCCCGCATTGGACCGACTGGCCCGCGCCGCGCGACCAGGCCCGGGCTGGCCTGCGGGCGATGTGGATCCATCATCGTCTGATCGGGCAGGAGCTGCGCGACATGGGCATCGACAGCGATTGCGCGCCGACGCTGGACGTGGCCCATCCCGAAACCCACGGCTTTCTGGCCGATCGCTGCCTGGGCACCGACCCGGGTCAGGTCGCGCGGCTTGGCCGGGCGGCGGCGGATGGCCTGCTGGCGGCGGGGGTGCTGCCGGTGATCAAGCACATGCCCGGCCATGGCCGCGCCCGCGCCGACAGCCATCACGACCTGCCCGTGATCGACGCCCCCCTGCAGGCGCTGGAGGCGGTGGATTTCGCCCCCTTCCGCGCGCTGGCCGACCTGCCCATGGCGATGACCGCGCATATCCGCATGACGGCGCTGGACGACGCGCCCGCCACGGCCTCGGCCGCGGTGATCGGGCTGATCCGCGACCGGATCGGCTTTGACGGACTGCTGATGACCGACGACATCACCATGAACGCCTTGCCGGGCAGCCATGCCGACCGCACCCGCAGCGCCCTGGCGGCGGGCTGCGATCTGGTGCTGCACTGCAATGGCGACATCGCGCAGATGGCCCCGGTCGTGGCCGCCGCCGGCCGGCTGGAGGGCGAGGCCCTGCGCCGCGCCGATGCCGCGCTGCGCTGGCGCCGGGCGCCGGAACCCGCCGATCTGGACGCGCTGCGCCGCGAATGGGCGGCGCTGGCGGCTTGACAGGCGGGGGCGTTGGCGCGAAGCCTGCCCCCTCGCCCCAGCCCAGGAGATCGCGTGCCCCGGCCCGACGTGCCCTATCTGCAACCCGTGCCCGATCCGGCCAGCGTCGCGCAGCGCCGCGCGGACGAGGCGCTGATCGTGGATGTGGACGGCTATGAGGGCCCGCTGGACCTGCTGCTGACCATGGCGCGCGCGCAGAAGGTCGACCTGCTGCGCATCCGCGTGCAGGACCTAGCCGACCAGTATCTGGCCTTCGTCGAAAAGGCCCGCGCCCTCAGGATCGAGCTGGCGGCCGATTACCTTGTCATGGCCGCTTGGCTGGCCTTTCTGAAATCGCGCCTGCTGCTGCCCCCCGACCCCGAGGCCGAAGGCCCGTCCGCCGAGGAAATGGCCGACCACCTGGCCTTCCAGCTGGAGCGTCTGGCCGCGATGCGCCATGCGGCGGCCCAGCTGATGGGCCGCGACCGCTTGGGCCAGAGCCGCTTTGCTCGCGGCGCGCCCGATGCGGTGATCCGCAGCCGCCGCACCGAATGGCAGGCCGGGCTGATCGACCTGATGCGCGCCTATGCCCGGCTGAAGACGCGCGACGAATTCCGGCCCTTCGCCTTCGACCGCCAAGGCGTCTGGACAATGGAACAGGCGCTGGATCGGATGCGCGCGCTGATCGGGTTCGCGGGCGACTGGACCGATCTGGCGGTCTTTCTGCCCGATGGCTGGTCCGCCGATCCGCAGCGCCGCCGCAGCGCGACCGCCGCCACCTTTGCCGCCGCCCTGGAGCTGGCCCGTCAGGGCCGGTTGGAGATCCGCCAGGATGACAGCTTTGCCCCCATCCATTACCGCCAGCGACCCGATGACCAGCGCGACTGACTTTCCCCCTCCGCCCCTGGACCAGCAGGCCCGCATGGTCGAGGCGATCCTCTTTGCCGCCACGGCGCCGGTGACGCTGCGCGATCTGGCGGCGCGCATGCCCCATGGCTGCGACCCGGCCGAGGCGCTGGCCCTGCTGCGCCGCCAGTATCAGGGCCGCGGCATCGTGCTGGAACGGATCGGCGACGGCCATGCCTTCCGCACCGCGCCCGACCTGTCCTTCCTGATGCAGGCCGAGGTGGTGGAAAGCCGCCGCCTGTCGCGCGCCGCGATCGAGACCTTGGCCATCATCGCCTATCACCAGCCCGTCACCCGGACCGAGATCGAGGAGGTGCGCGGCGTCGCGCTCAGCCGCGGGACGCTGGACCAGCTGATCGAGATGGGCTGGGTCCGCATGGGCCGCCGCCGCATGACCCCGGGGCGCCCAGCCACCTATGTCGTGACCGAGGCCTTTCTGGACCATTTCGGCCTGGAATCGGCGCGTGACCTGCCGGGGCTGGCGGAATTGCGGGCGGCGGGCCTGCTGGAATCGCGCCCGGCGGGGCAGGGGCTGGGCCTGCCCCTTGCGGCCGAGGGGGCGGAGGACGATATTGAAACCACGGGCCCCGCCGAGGACCTGTTCGAGGATGACTGAAAGGCTGCCCCGATGAACATGAACCAACTGATGTCGATGTTCACCCGCCTGGTCGCGCGGCGCGCGATGAACTGGGGCATCAACAAAGGGATGGACCAGCTGTCGCGCCGCAACGCGCCGCCCGCCGATCCCGACGCCCCCTCGACGCGCCAGCCCAAGCGGGGCAACCGCCAGAACAAGCAGGGGCAGGACCTGGCGCGCAAGATGCGCACCCTGGGCCGCCTGACCCGGCGCTGAGGCTTGTCCTGCCGCCCGCGGCCCGTTAGGGGCTGTGGCGATGGAACAGACCCAATTCGACATCTTTCTGGTGGCCACGCCCGGCCTCGAACAGCCCCTGGCCTGCGAGGCGCGCGGGCTGGGCTGGGATCCGGTGATCCAGCCGGGCGGCGTCACGATCCGCGGCGGTTGGCCGGACGTGTGGCGCGCGAACCTGTCGCTGCGCGGCGCCACGCGGGTGCTGGCGCGGATCGGCGGGTTCCGCGCCATGCATCTGGCCCAGCTGGACAAGCGGGCGCGCAAGTTTCCCTGGGCCGATCTGCTGCGCCCCGATATGCCCCTGCGGGTGGACACGGTCTGCCGCGCCTCGCGCATCTATCACGCGGGCGCGGCCACGCAGCGCATCGCCCGCGCCATCACCGAGGAGCTGGGCGCCCCCCTGGCCGATGACGCGCCCCTGACCGTCAAGGCCCGGATCGAGGATGACCTGGTCACCTTCAGCCTGGATACGACCGGGGAATCGCTGCACAAGCGCGGCCACAAGCAGGCCGTCGCCAAGGCCCCCATGCGCGAGACCATGGCCGCCATGTTCCTGCGCCAGATGGGCTTTGACGGGACGCAGCCGGTGCTGGACCCGATGTGCGGATCGGGCACGTTCGTGATCGAGGCCGCCGAGATCGCCCTGGGCCTGCTGCCGGGCCGCAGCCGCGATTTCGCCTTCCAGCAGCTGGCCAATCACGATGCCGCCGCGCTGGAGGCGCTGCGCCGCCACGCGCCCCGGCCCGCGCCCGCCATCCGCTTTCTGGGCCGCGACCGCGACCCGGGCGCGATCCGCATGTCGCGCGACAATGCCGCCCGCGCGGGCGTGGATGCCGTCACCGATTTTGAACCTGGCCCGATCGAGCAGCTGGAACGCCCCGACGGGCCGCCGGGCATCGTCATCCTGAACCCGCCCTATGGCGCGCGGATCGGCAACAAGGGGCCGCTTTTCGGCCTCTATGCGCAGATGGGCGAGGTCTTCCGCACCCGCTTCGCGGGCTGGCGGATCGGCATCGTGACCTCGGACGGGGGGCTGGCCAAGGCGACGGGCCTGCCATGGCTGCCCGCGGGGCCGATCGTCGCGCATGGCGGGCTGAAGATCCGCCTGTGGCAGACCGCGCCGCTCTAGCGGAACTGCTTGGCCAGCTTCAGGCCCTGACCCTGATAGTTCGACCGGATCCCCTGGCCATAGAGCCGGTCGGGCCGCGCGCCCATCCGTTCATAGACCAGCCGGCCCACGGTCTGGCCGTGCTCCAGGACAAAGGGCGCCTCGTGACAGCGGACCTCCAGAACGCCGCGCGCGCCGCGGCCCTGATCGCCGATCCCGAATCCCGGATCGAAGAATCCCGCGTAATGGACCCGGAATTCCCCCACCATCGCCAGATAGGGGGCCATCTCGGCCGCATAATCGGCGGGGATGGCCACCGATTCCCGGCTGACCAGGATGTAGAAGGCGCCGGGATCCAGGATCAGCCGGCCGTCGCGGGTGCGCAGCTCGTCCCAGAACTCGGTCGCGTCATAGGCGCCGATCCGGTCCAGGTCGATCACCCCGCTATGGGGGCGGGCACGATAGCCGACCAGATCGCCATCCCGCG
Above is a genomic segment from Paracoccus aestuarii containing:
- the argS gene encoding arginine--tRNA ligase; the protein is MNLFNDIRAVVIEALTKMAEAGELPHGLDLANVTVEPPRDAAHGDMATNAAMVLAKPAGLKPRDIADRLAARLTDPRIASAEVAGPGFLNLRLSSAVWQDVIRAALASGDDYGRSEMGAGQKVNVEFVSANPTGPMHVGHVRGAVFGDALARLLAYSGHDVTREYYINDGGAQVDVLARSAYERYREAHGRDPEIREGLYPGDYLIPVGQALKDEFGDSLLDRPEEDWLEVIRDFATTRMMAMIREDLALLGVQMDVYSSEKALYGTGRIEAAIGRLEAQGLIYRGVLEPPKGKLPEDWEAREQLLFRSTAHGDDVDRPIQKSDGAWTYFAPDIAYHWDKIDRGFDQLIDVFGADHGGYVKRMNAAVRALSNGRVPLDVKLVQLVKLYKNGEPFKMSKRAGTFVTLRDVVEEAGADVTRFIMLTRKNDASLDFDFAKVLEQSKDNPVWYVQYASARVNSILRRAREAGIAVDDSDLSGADLSVLAHPAELALAAKLAEWPRLVEHAARAHEPHRVAFYLYELASELHSLWNRGNDDTSLRFVQDNDVETSRGKIALVRAVGVVISSGLGILGVTPAEEMR
- a CDS encoding SPOR domain-containing protein codes for the protein MAVMDFREGGYVFSRHKVKREFSYDQAGWNGQPETDPRNGALPEGDGLTARLARLTHYVGAVASVGLMVGLLAWGWQLVSRDVSGVPIIRAIEGEARTTPDNPGGQLTNHTGLAVNTVAGGEAASPAQQVAIAPAPIDLSDDDVAMGRLGATAREPSNPSETPLTFAGDPIVPLSDSEARALAEAEAAAAAERALADAAVNQAAIIDAPASEGPVTEVVTDENGLPAQADAIAEALAQAQAEANPGVLVASARPAPRPRVTRVAAAPAPAAAAAPAARPAEAAPAPAPTPAPTPVAASSASGPVVQVGAFDSNAIAQNEWQRLAGRNGSLFSGKSPVIQEHNSNGRTFWRLRVAGFGSISEARQFCSALQSSGTDCLALGG
- a CDS encoding glycoside hydrolase family 3 N-terminal domain-containing protein, producing the protein MAPGRTILGGIAGHALTADEAAFFREADPWGFILFGRNVDSPDQLRRLTGDLRAAVGRDCVITVDQEGGRVQRLRGPHWTDWPAPRDQARAGLRAMWIHHRLIGQELRDMGIDSDCAPTLDVAHPETHGFLADRCLGTDPGQVARLGRAAADGLLAAGVLPVIKHMPGHGRARADSHHDLPVIDAPLQALEAVDFAPFRALADLPMAMTAHIRMTALDDAPATASAAVIGLIRDRIGFDGLLMTDDITMNALPGSHADRTRSALAAGCDLVLHCNGDIAQMAPVVAAAGRLEGEALRRADAALRWRRAPEPADLDALRREWAALAA
- a CDS encoding segregation and condensation protein A, translating into MPRPDVPYLQPVPDPASVAQRRADEALIVDVDGYEGPLDLLLTMARAQKVDLLRIRVQDLADQYLAFVEKARALRIELAADYLVMAAWLAFLKSRLLLPPDPEAEGPSAEEMADHLAFQLERLAAMRHAAAQLMGRDRLGQSRFARGAPDAVIRSRRTEWQAGLIDLMRAYARLKTRDEFRPFAFDRQGVWTMEQALDRMRALIGFAGDWTDLAVFLPDGWSADPQRRRSATAATFAAALELARQGRLEIRQDDSFAPIHYRQRPDDQRD
- the scpB gene encoding SMC-Scp complex subunit ScpB, with protein sequence MTSATDFPPPPLDQQARMVEAILFAATAPVTLRDLAARMPHGCDPAEALALLRRQYQGRGIVLERIGDGHAFRTAPDLSFLMQAEVVESRRLSRAAIETLAIIAYHQPVTRTEIEEVRGVALSRGTLDQLIEMGWVRMGRRRMTPGRPATYVVTEAFLDHFGLESARDLPGLAELRAAGLLESRPAGQGLGLPLAAEGAEDDIETTGPAEDLFEDD
- a CDS encoding THUMP domain-containing class I SAM-dependent RNA methyltransferase, whose protein sequence is MEQTQFDIFLVATPGLEQPLACEARGLGWDPVIQPGGVTIRGGWPDVWRANLSLRGATRVLARIGGFRAMHLAQLDKRARKFPWADLLRPDMPLRVDTVCRASRIYHAGAATQRIARAITEELGAPLADDAPLTVKARIEDDLVTFSLDTTGESLHKRGHKQAVAKAPMRETMAAMFLRQMGFDGTQPVLDPMCGSGTFVIEAAEIALGLLPGRSRDFAFQQLANHDAAALEALRRHAPRPAPAIRFLGRDRDPGAIRMSRDNAARAGVDAVTDFEPGPIEQLERPDGPPGIVILNPPYGARIGNKGPLFGLYAQMGEVFRTRFAGWRIGIVTSDGGLAKATGLPWLPAGPIVAHGGLKIRLWQTAPL